One Candidatus Coatesbacteria bacterium genomic window carries:
- a CDS encoding UDP-N-acetylglucosamine 2-epimerase (non-hydrolyzing), which yields MLVATIVGARPQFIKAATVSRQLAAREIAELLIHTGQHYDLQLSDVFFNELGLPEPQYNLAIGSAGHGRQTGQMLIALEEVLLQHEPDVVVVYGDTNSTLAGALAAVKLKLPLVHVEAGMRSSDRSMPEEINRVATDHISNLLLCATQTAVENLKQEGLSAGVHLTGDVMCDLLLWAEPRFRPLQPALLERLGLRDREYVAATVHRPRNTDNAERLTTILDALRQLDEPVVLPLHPRTRQRLSDLGKLDDYQSILTEPLGYLEMQALLAGARLLVTDSGGLQKEAYLHRTPCLTVMPQTEWLETVEVGWNRLVAPWELVGMLEGFAPPAEHPPLFGDGRASAKVADILERFGHAQAGDR from the coding sequence ATGCTGGTCGCCACCATCGTCGGCGCCCGCCCCCAATTCATCAAGGCCGCCACGGTCTCCCGCCAACTTGCCGCCCGGGAAATCGCTGAACTGCTGATCCATACCGGTCAGCACTACGACCTGCAGCTCTCCGACGTCTTCTTCAACGAGCTGGGGCTGCCCGAACCGCAGTACAATCTGGCCATCGGCAGCGCCGGTCACGGTCGCCAGACCGGACAGATGCTGATCGCCCTCGAGGAGGTCCTGCTACAGCACGAACCCGACGTGGTCGTCGTCTACGGCGACACCAACTCGACCCTGGCCGGAGCCCTGGCGGCGGTCAAACTCAAGCTGCCCCTCGTCCATGTCGAGGCCGGGATGCGCTCCAGCGATCGCAGTATGCCCGAGGAGATCAACCGCGTGGCCACCGACCACATCAGCAACCTGCTGCTCTGCGCCACCCAGACCGCCGTCGAGAACCTCAAACAAGAGGGCCTGAGCGCCGGCGTCCACCTGACCGGCGACGTGATGTGCGATCTGCTGCTGTGGGCCGAGCCCCGTTTCCGCCCCTTGCAGCCCGCCCTGCTGGAGCGTCTGGGCCTGCGCGACAGGGAGTACGTCGCCGCCACCGTCCACCGTCCACGCAACACCGACAACGCCGAGCGGTTGACCACGATTCTGGACGCCCTCCGCCAACTGGACGAGCCCGTCGTGCTGCCTCTGCATCCGCGTACGCGGCAACGGCTGAGCGATCTGGGCAAACTCGACGATTATCAGAGCATCCTCACCGAACCCCTGGGCTACCTGGAGATGCAGGCCCTGCTCGCCGGGGCGCGCCTGCTGGTCACCGACTCCGGCGGACTGCAGAAGGAGGCCTACCTCCACCGGACCCCCTGCCTGACCGTCATGCCCCAGACCGAGTGGCTGGAAACCGTCGAGGTCGGCTGGAACCGGCTGGTCGCCCCCTGGGAGCTGGTCGGGATGCTGGAAGGCTTCGCCCCGCCCGCCGAGCACCCGCCCCTGTTCGGCGATGGTCGGGCCTCGGCCAAGGTGGCCGACATCCTCGAGCGCTTCGGCCACGCCCAGGCCGGCGACCGTTGA
- a CDS encoding dihydroorotate dehydrogenase: MVCEDGPLFRAEELAWPLPSTPHSISLAAERPAPENALRVTLGPLYLPTPVVTASGTCGNGGELHQLNGLDGVGALTTKTVTLEPRPGNPPPRICETPAGMLNSIGLANVGLEAFLERELPRTLELVQQARSTPAELPLVIVNIGGSTSEDYVEAARRLDAFSAAHHGPAALELNVSCPNVRRGGLQFGTDPAVLAELVGRVRRVVDNLPLFVKLTPNVTDIVTPALAAVEAGADGLTAANTLLGLRIDPATSRPMLGNGLGGLSGPAVRPVAVRLVHQLRRALPRIPLVGLGGVDDWSGAAEHLIAGADAVGVGTASFYRPDTPRRICNGLRRLLQQRKMSKLNELHGSLRMPQA, translated from the coding sequence ATGGTCTGCGAGGACGGTCCCCTGTTCCGCGCCGAGGAACTCGCTTGGCCCTTACCCTCCACGCCGCACTCGATATCTCTAGCCGCCGAGCGTCCGGCTCCCGAGAACGCCCTGCGCGTCACATTGGGACCTCTTTACCTGCCCACACCGGTGGTGACGGCCTCGGGCACCTGCGGCAACGGCGGCGAGCTCCACCAGCTCAACGGCCTGGACGGCGTCGGCGCCCTGACGACCAAAACGGTCACCCTCGAACCCCGCCCCGGCAACCCGCCGCCCCGGATCTGCGAGACCCCGGCCGGGATGCTCAACTCCATCGGTCTGGCCAACGTCGGTCTGGAGGCCTTCCTGGAGCGCGAGTTGCCCCGAACCCTCGAACTGGTCCAACAGGCCCGCTCCACCCCCGCCGAGCTCCCCCTGGTGATCGTCAACATCGGTGGCTCGACCAGCGAAGACTACGTCGAGGCCGCCCGGCGACTGGACGCCTTCAGTGCCGCCCACCACGGACCGGCCGCCCTCGAACTCAACGTCAGTTGCCCCAACGTGCGCCGCGGCGGGCTGCAGTTCGGCACCGACCCCGCCGTTCTGGCCGAGCTGGTCGGACGGGTGCGCCGCGTCGTCGACAATCTGCCCCTGTTCGTCAAGCTGACGCCCAACGTCACCGACATCGTCACGCCGGCCCTGGCCGCCGTCGAGGCCGGCGCCGACGGCCTGACCGCCGCCAACACCCTGCTCGGTCTGCGGATCGATCCCGCGACCTCACGACCCATGTTGGGCAACGGCCTCGGCGGACTCTCCGGTCCCGCCGTGCGTCCCGTCGCCGTGCGGTTGGTACACCAGCTCCGCCGCGCCCTGCCCCGCATCCCGCTCGTCGGCCTGGGCGGCGTCGATGACTGGTCCGGCGCCGCCGAACACCTTATCGCAGGCGCCGACGCCGTCGGCGTCGGCACGGCCAGCTTCTACCGGCCTGACACCCCGCGGCGGATCTGCAACGGACTGCGTCGCCTGCTCCAACAACGCAAGATGAGCAAGCTCAACGAACTCCACGGCAGCCTGCGGATGCCGCAGGCCTGA
- a CDS encoding ABC transporter substrate-binding protein, with protein MTVQSPPPSTAPTSSPTASCGSPIVWSSTIPASTPRPTRSCAPSWPPTTAPSSRSSPSSRTSQLFSQPRNPEESMPRRFPVLLLMIPALLLCNCGGYERAVYLGVLGPETGSYEAFGVEGYRGADLAVRAVAKRGLTDEELKYQTLHYDGGEDLEVLERLFRRLVEVDGVSAIVFTDPRPAAVRLAGRLSTELETATLLVADTLNTSAELEAPHLYNLTVPFTELIPRIVEVADEWAMMDKVALINDSPPLYELYRPLYLAELERREELTFTELTISFTEQDYQTAAFQLLAEDYDGVIVNGGADCLVELLQACAELTYHPAFVAPVHAKPARLELPELYILDEGYFVGGFAVSDERALAVSFAERYRANVGYRPGPVGAAAYDAARLARRAVARADSAEAPRVAGALAALDSFEGLMGDYDLENPPHRSFVEATVPAATGVRTELVEEAPLLSLEFLDDEAVVDRPSALSVPNADELALTPAEEDADGETGE; from the coding sequence ATGACGGTGCAATCGCCGCCGCCTTCGACTGCACCTACGAGTTCACCGACGGCGTCCTGCGGGTCACCGATCGTCTGGTCATCGACGATCCCAGCTTCGACCCCGCGGCCTACCAGGAGTTGCGCGCCTTCCTGGCCGCCTACGACCGCGCCCAGCTCCAGGTCCTCACCGTCGTCGAGGACTAGTCAACTTTTCAGTCAACCGCGCAACCCGGAGGAATCCATGCCTCGACGCTTCCCCGTCCTCCTGCTGATGATCCCCGCCCTGCTGCTGTGCAACTGCGGCGGTTACGAGCGGGCCGTCTATCTGGGAGTCCTCGGCCCGGAAACCGGCAGCTATGAAGCCTTCGGAGTGGAGGGCTACCGCGGCGCCGATTTGGCCGTCCGGGCCGTGGCCAAGCGCGGCCTGACTGACGAGGAGCTCAAGTACCAGACCTTGCACTACGACGGCGGCGAGGATCTCGAGGTTCTCGAGCGGCTCTTCCGCCGGCTGGTCGAGGTCGACGGTGTTTCGGCAATCGTCTTCACCGACCCGCGGCCCGCGGCCGTCCGGCTGGCCGGCCGCCTGTCGACGGAGCTCGAAACGGCCACCCTGCTGGTCGCCGACACCCTCAACACCTCGGCCGAACTCGAGGCGCCCCACCTCTACAACCTGACCGTCCCCTTCACCGAGCTGATCCCGCGGATCGTCGAGGTGGCCGACGAGTGGGCGATGATGGACAAGGTGGCTCTGATCAACGACTCGCCGCCGCTGTACGAGCTCTACCGGCCCCTGTATCTCGCCGAGCTCGAACGCCGCGAGGAGCTGACCTTCACCGAGCTGACGATCTCCTTCACCGAACAGGATTACCAGACGGCGGCCTTCCAGCTCCTGGCCGAGGATTATGACGGCGTGATCGTCAACGGCGGCGCCGACTGCCTGGTCGAGCTGCTGCAGGCCTGCGCCGAGTTGACCTACCATCCGGCCTTCGTGGCCCCCGTCCACGCCAAGCCGGCGCGCCTGGAGCTGCCCGAACTCTACATCCTGGACGAGGGCTACTTCGTCGGCGGTTTCGCCGTCAGTGATGAGCGGGCCCTGGCCGTCTCCTTCGCCGAGCGTTACCGGGCCAACGTCGGCTACCGCCCCGGCCCCGTCGGAGCCGCGGCCTACGACGCCGCCCGCCTGGCCCGCCGGGCCGTGGCCCGGGCCGACTCCGCGGAGGCTCCCCGGGTTGCCGGCGCCCTGGCCGCCCTCGACAGCTTCGAGGGCCTGATGGGTGATTACGACCTGGAGAACCCGCCGCACCGTTCCTTCGTCGAAGCCACCGTTCCCGCGGCCACCGGGGTGCGCACCGAGCTGGTCGAGGAGGCGCCGTTGTTGTCCCTCGAATTCCTCGATGACGAAGCCGTCGTCGACAGACCCAGCGCCCTGAGCGTCCCCAACGCCGATGAACTAGCCTTGACGCCGGCCGAGGAGGACGCCGACGGGGAAACCGGTGAGTAA
- a CDS encoding oligosaccharide flippase family protein, which produces MRSPSLIRRLGANTGLVLGSEMLRKLLALALQLIAVRFFGDAGYGRYTFALGFVGLWVLGNDFGLAELTVREVAREGRRAAGYLVDVLCLKLILGAATLGALALVGGSTQPGELYMIVWAGLGAVIFAGSREAALGVVKGRQDFRLLFIINLVGDALTLGLGYLAVLLRTGPEGLITATAAAGAVSALVSLVWAARRYGIVKPRPRRWLSLLRRGLPFALASLFIVLYKLVDITMLKYMVGDDRVVGWYGAAVRLYNVLLFLPTALSAALFPALSELSGDKARLTRTTSAAVRLLTAVALPVAALFAFHAEPIAAAALGEGYGSAADALRILGLALPFVFAGYPLAVLLKSAGGEKAFAWISLGGGLFNVLANLYAIPRWEHVGAAWTTLITEILVLVAFVIAARRYLEDPELRRPLGGTLLSGALYALACGFLPLLWALASLPLYLVALYLSGAVGRSDLERLRAGLRRGDPAADNPSEE; this is translated from the coding sequence ATGAGAAGCCCTTCCCTCATCCGCCGTCTCGGCGCCAACACCGGACTGGTGCTGGGTTCGGAGATGCTGCGCAAGCTGCTGGCCCTGGCGCTGCAGTTGATCGCCGTGCGCTTCTTCGGCGACGCGGGTTACGGCCGCTACACCTTCGCCCTGGGGTTCGTCGGCCTGTGGGTGCTGGGCAACGACTTCGGTCTGGCCGAGCTGACCGTGCGCGAGGTGGCCCGGGAGGGGCGCCGCGCCGCCGGTTACCTCGTCGACGTTCTCTGCCTCAAGCTGATCCTCGGAGCGGCGACCCTGGGGGCGTTGGCTCTGGTCGGCGGCTCGACTCAGCCCGGCGAGCTGTACATGATCGTCTGGGCCGGTTTGGGAGCGGTGATCTTCGCCGGCAGCCGCGAGGCGGCCCTGGGAGTTGTCAAGGGCCGCCAGGACTTCCGCCTGCTGTTCATCATCAACCTGGTGGGCGACGCCCTGACCCTCGGTCTGGGTTACCTGGCCGTGCTGCTGCGGACGGGACCCGAGGGTCTGATAACGGCCACGGCGGCCGCCGGCGCCGTCAGCGCCCTGGTGAGCCTGGTCTGGGCGGCGCGACGCTACGGCATCGTTAAGCCCCGGCCCCGGCGTTGGCTGTCGCTGTTGCGCCGCGGCCTGCCCTTCGCTCTGGCCAGCCTGTTCATCGTTCTTTACAAGCTGGTCGATATCACCATGCTCAAGTACATGGTCGGCGATGATCGGGTGGTGGGGTGGTACGGCGCGGCGGTCCGGCTCTACAACGTCCTGCTCTTCCTGCCGACGGCGCTGTCGGCGGCCCTGTTCCCGGCGCTGAGCGAGCTGTCCGGGGACAAGGCCCGGTTGACCCGGACCACTTCGGCGGCCGTGCGCTTGTTGACCGCCGTCGCCCTGCCCGTGGCGGCCCTGTTCGCCTTCCACGCCGAGCCGATCGCCGCGGCGGCCCTCGGCGAGGGTTACGGTTCGGCCGCCGACGCCCTGCGGATCCTCGGCCTGGCGCTGCCCTTCGTCTTCGCCGGCTATCCCTTGGCCGTTCTGCTCAAATCAGCCGGCGGCGAGAAGGCGTTTGCCTGGATCTCCCTGGGCGGCGGGTTGTTCAACGTTTTGGCCAACCTCTACGCCATCCCGCGCTGGGAGCACGTCGGCGCCGCCTGGACGACCCTGATCACCGAGATTCTGGTCCTCGTGGCCTTTGTCATCGCCGCCCGTCGGTATCTCGAAGACCCCGAGTTGCGCCGTCCCCTGGGCGGCACCCTTTTGTCCGGAGCCCTCTACGCTCTGGCCTGCGGCTTCCTGCCCCTGCTGTGGGCCCTAGCCAGTCTGCCCCTGTATCTCGTCGCCCTCTATCTCAGCGGCGCCGTCGGCCGCAGCGACCTCGAGCGCCTGCGCGCCGGTCTGCGCCGCGGCGATCCGGCCGCCGACAACCCCTCCGAGGAGTAG
- the nrdR gene encoding transcriptional repressor NrdR, translating to MRCPFCGQDDDRVIDTRSSRGGQSIRRRRECLACGRRFTTYETVEEPELLVIKRDGGRESFDRDKVLAGVVKACEKRPVSRERIEELVARLETELRNRLATEVASREIGEWLMDELAELDEVAYVRFASVYRQFTDSAQFAEELRRLTQTRRRRARRSGTKKKEQGEGPPLFELDDRPPRR from the coding sequence ATGCGCTGTCCCTTCTGCGGTCAGGACGACGACAGGGTGATCGACACCCGTTCGAGCCGGGGTGGTCAGAGCATCCGTCGGCGGCGCGAGTGTCTGGCCTGCGGACGGCGCTTCACCACCTACGAGACCGTCGAGGAGCCGGAGCTGTTGGTCATCAAGCGCGACGGCGGTCGCGAGTCCTTCGACCGGGACAAGGTCCTGGCCGGCGTGGTCAAGGCCTGCGAGAAGCGTCCCGTTTCCCGGGAGCGCATCGAGGAGCTGGTGGCGCGCCTGGAGACGGAGTTGCGCAACCGGCTGGCCACGGAGGTCGCCAGCCGGGAGATCGGCGAGTGGCTGATGGACGAGCTGGCCGAACTCGACGAGGTGGCCTACGTGCGTTTCGCCAGCGTCTACCGACAGTTCACCGACAGCGCCCAGTTCGCCGAGGAGCTGCGTCGTCTGACCCAGACCCGACGTCGTCGGGCCCGTCGCAGCGGTACGAAGAAGAAAGAGCAAGGTGAGGGTCCGCCCCTGTTCGAACTCGACGACCGCCCGCCCCGCCGATGA
- a CDS encoding thioredoxin-disulfide reductase: MSEQMYELAIIGGGPAGHTAAIYAKRGGVNFVIFNDGLAGGQIATTATLENYPGVVGPIAGVEFSQLLDKQAEQIGFEVEPSRIEKIREENDHFMMIDDFDDTWRAKAILLATGAHYRPFPLKETPQYHGRGLSYCATCDGNFFRDQEVAVVGGGDTALEDALYLSRICKKVYLVHRRLEFRGQPVLQWQVRGVENIELVMPYTPQRILGEEGVEGLVVKHKKSGEERRLQVTGIFSALGLLPNNELVEGMVEMTDYGYVKVDQRMRTSHPRIFAAGDVVDSPLRQIAVAVGQAAIATETARCWINENCAIEMDKR; this comes from the coding sequence ATGTCAGAGCAGATGTACGAGCTGGCCATCATCGGCGGCGGCCCCGCCGGTCACACCGCCGCGATCTACGCCAAGCGCGGCGGGGTGAACTTCGTCATCTTCAACGACGGCCTGGCCGGGGGTCAGATCGCCACCACGGCGACCCTGGAGAACTACCCCGGCGTCGTCGGTCCGATCGCCGGCGTCGAGTTTTCACAATTGCTGGACAAGCAGGCCGAACAGATCGGCTTCGAGGTCGAACCCTCACGGATCGAGAAGATCCGTGAGGAGAACGATCACTTCATGATGATCGACGATTTCGACGACACCTGGCGGGCCAAGGCCATCCTGCTGGCCACGGGGGCCCACTACCGACCCTTCCCGCTGAAGGAAACGCCCCAGTATCACGGCCGGGGCCTGTCCTATTGCGCCACCTGCGACGGCAATTTCTTCCGTGACCAGGAGGTCGCCGTCGTCGGCGGCGGTGACACCGCCCTCGAGGACGCCCTTTACCTGTCGCGCATCTGCAAGAAGGTCTACCTGGTGCACCGCCGGTTGGAGTTCCGCGGCCAGCCGGTGCTGCAGTGGCAGGTCCGCGGCGTGGAGAACATCGAGCTGGTGATGCCCTACACCCCGCAGCGCATCTTGGGCGAGGAGGGCGTCGAGGGTCTGGTGGTCAAGCACAAGAAGAGCGGTGAAGAGCGCCGGCTACAGGTTACCGGCATCTTCTCGGCCCTGGGCCTGCTGCCCAACAACGAGCTGGTCGAGGGAATGGTCGAGATGACGGACTACGGCTACGTCAAGGTCGATCAGCGGATGCGCACCAGCCACCCGCGGATCTTCGCCGCCGGCGACGTCGTCGATTCGCCGCTGCGCCAGATCGCCGTCGCCGTCGGTCAGGCGGCCATCGCCACGGAGACGGCCCGCTGCTGGATCAACGAGAACTGCGCCATCGAGATGGACAAACGATGA
- the rpsP gene encoding 30S ribosomal protein S16 — translation MATVIRLKRYGQANQPTYRIVVADSRHKRDGKVIEEIGHYNPRTEPSTMEVDQEAARRWLEKGATPSNQVRNILKRIGVI, via the coding sequence TTGGCTACCGTTATCCGTCTCAAACGCTACGGCCAGGCCAACCAGCCGACCTACCGCATCGTCGTCGCCGACAGCCGCCATAAACGTGACGGCAAGGTGATCGAAGAAATCGGTCACTACAACCCCCGAACCGAGCCCAGTACGATGGAGGTCGACCAGGAAGCGGCCCGACGGTGGCTCGAAAAAGGCGCCACGCCCTCCAATCAGGTTCGCAACATCCTCAAGCGGATCGGCGTTATCTAG
- a CDS encoding DUF3857 domain-containing protein yields the protein MTTVPRRLPLILLLVAFCLGAAASEIALRAAADPARLEDPVALEGLEDPLFAQRAWRAYLAGEKPEVLLERVRDRLPTADDESTAALAELAGLIHQGRGEFGEAFAAFAVYLRSAPGRDENPLYLERLHLLAGEFPGGWTRLEGVCGELYADPRQSAELRARAGELLLETARRAGEARRASELADELGYLSDLLFLGPFDNENQAGFEAVYGPEVDGRVDPAARYQGKRSEVGWRGLPRPEFELAEGSLAPRYGPLRLSAISYPNSQVCGYLAGWLRVDERREVFVRLGAIGAYKLWIDGAEVAAADLYRSRCHPDTATVGVVLEPGWHEVLVKTCCDVGGWEVRLRLTDTAGEPLHLEHRARPPAGWRRGDAPEFSAPPADHYTRLEELAENGNPLALYYLGHLEVVQRRHDNDEHYPRDLFKQAVDGFAAAGANWAPALYEYGLYEIDFNLAREAYLSALEADPAHVESYIALCDLYDTLQRPDEVLDYAARGLEYNPVCLQLLLYRERQLAAKEYQLERTAVLDELLELHPDYVPALEDRAALYAGRAGVEERTAVYRRLLAGNAYDDGGLSGLYRLLVKIGRLDEACSLLADSRPLQPLELWPLRYRAEDLADHGRYAEAAGIYARALELRPDDAELLARRGACLWELERRDEALALWDRALEIQPNLTWVADYRRTLEQGPAVEQFDDPFAYDVYELIDAWEEQDPEAAAEYLLDQEVIKVNSDGTSSRVVHRVIKLKRPEALQDFGYGYFTYIPDEETYEVRHMRVIRGDGTELEATDFGEYSRSDVESRMYHDEYTRYAPLPGIEVGAVIDIEYRIDQVGENIYQGNFSDIFVFGNYEPTMLSEYIVLTPADYPLYSHLQNGAGVEILDGADAAADQRVIRRRAEKLPRIKNEPYAPPLAELLPLNVVSNFNSWSELGRWWWRLSAETLEPDAAVRGLAAELTADAETPFAKLTAIYDYVTSEIRYVAILLGIGGWKPLDNERCLNAGYGDCKATAALMISLLDAVGIEAYPVFVRTQGLGRLDWEQPAIGLFNHMICSVPFQDGIGPEQLRTRMSDELVAALDGRLFLDGIAEYHAWWELPQMDQGCEVYVCDEDGGYFAEIPLYPPEDNFLISRTRLELDETGTAVGHRELEYGANHSSQRRRDYQQPERQQTNLESYWNQRYPGAEISEINLSDMDDLSTNVEFAYDLRLPGLARVDDGALSFASHLHLDKLAQVYGSLSERRYPLRLDKRWRQTTTVEFLPPDGYNPAGLPDDVHLEITGDDGAIAAAFDCTYEFTDGVLRVTDRLVIDDPSFDPAAYQELRAFLAAYDRAQLQVLTVVED from the coding sequence ATGACCACCGTACCCCGTCGTCTGCCCCTGATCCTGCTGCTGGTCGCATTCTGTCTGGGCGCCGCGGCTAGTGAAATCGCCCTGCGGGCGGCCGCCGATCCGGCGCGACTGGAGGATCCCGTCGCCCTCGAGGGTCTCGAGGATCCCCTGTTCGCCCAGCGGGCCTGGCGGGCCTATCTGGCCGGCGAGAAGCCGGAGGTTCTGTTGGAGCGGGTGCGGGATCGTCTGCCGACGGCGGACGACGAATCGACGGCGGCCTTGGCCGAGCTGGCCGGCTTGATCCATCAGGGACGGGGCGAGTTCGGTGAGGCCTTCGCCGCCTTTGCGGTCTATTTGCGTTCAGCTCCGGGTCGGGATGAGAACCCCCTCTACCTGGAGCGCCTGCACCTGCTGGCCGGCGAGTTCCCGGGCGGTTGGACGCGGTTGGAGGGTGTCTGCGGGGAGCTGTACGCCGACCCCCGGCAGAGCGCCGAGCTGCGCGCCCGGGCCGGTGAGCTCTTGCTGGAGACGGCGCGTCGCGCCGGGGAGGCCCGCCGCGCAAGTGAGCTGGCCGACGAGCTGGGCTATCTGAGCGATCTGCTGTTCCTGGGGCCCTTCGACAACGAGAACCAGGCCGGCTTCGAGGCGGTTTACGGCCCCGAGGTCGACGGTCGGGTGGACCCGGCCGCCCGCTATCAGGGCAAGCGCAGCGAGGTCGGCTGGCGCGGGCTGCCCCGGCCGGAGTTCGAGCTGGCCGAGGGCTCCCTGGCGCCCCGTTACGGCCCCTTGCGCTTGTCGGCGATCAGCTATCCCAACAGCCAGGTCTGCGGCTATCTGGCCGGCTGGCTCCGCGTCGACGAGCGCCGCGAGGTTTTCGTCCGGCTGGGCGCCATCGGGGCCTACAAGCTGTGGATCGATGGTGCCGAGGTCGCCGCCGCCGACCTCTACCGCTCCCGCTGCCACCCGGACACCGCGACGGTGGGCGTGGTGCTGGAGCCGGGCTGGCACGAAGTGCTGGTCAAGACCTGTTGCGACGTCGGCGGCTGGGAGGTCCGGTTGCGTCTGACCGACACCGCCGGCGAGCCGCTGCATCTCGAGCACCGCGCCCGGCCCCCGGCGGGTTGGCGTCGCGGCGACGCTCCGGAGTTCTCGGCCCCGCCGGCGGACCATTACACCCGCCTCGAAGAGCTGGCTGAGAACGGCAACCCCCTGGCCCTCTACTACCTGGGGCACCTGGAGGTCGTTCAGCGCCGTCACGACAACGATGAGCATTACCCTCGCGATCTTTTCAAACAGGCCGTCGACGGTTTCGCGGCCGCCGGGGCGAACTGGGCGCCGGCCCTTTACGAGTACGGCCTGTACGAGATCGACTTCAACCTGGCCCGCGAGGCCTACCTGAGCGCCCTGGAGGCCGACCCGGCCCACGTCGAATCCTACATCGCCCTCTGCGACCTCTACGACACCCTGCAGCGTCCCGACGAGGTCCTCGATTACGCGGCCCGCGGGCTGGAGTACAATCCGGTATGCTTGCAACTGTTGCTCTACCGGGAACGCCAACTGGCCGCCAAGGAATACCAGCTCGAGCGCACCGCCGTCCTCGACGAGCTGCTGGAACTGCACCCCGATTACGTTCCGGCCCTCGAGGATCGGGCGGCCCTCTACGCCGGCCGGGCCGGGGTCGAGGAACGCACCGCCGTCTACCGCCGCCTGCTGGCCGGTAACGCCTACGACGACGGTGGTTTGAGCGGGCTCTACCGCCTGCTGGTCAAGATCGGCCGTCTGGACGAGGCCTGCTCCCTGCTGGCCGACAGCCGACCCTTGCAGCCCCTGGAGCTCTGGCCGCTGCGCTACCGGGCCGAGGACCTGGCCGACCACGGCCGCTACGCCGAGGCCGCCGGGATCTACGCCCGGGCCCTGGAGCTGCGTCCCGACGACGCCGAGCTGCTGGCCCGGCGCGGCGCCTGTCTCTGGGAACTGGAGCGCCGCGACGAGGCCCTCGCCCTCTGGGACCGGGCCCTGGAGATTCAACCCAACCTGACCTGGGTGGCCGATTACCGCCGCACCCTGGAGCAGGGGCCGGCCGTCGAGCAGTTCGACGACCCCTTCGCTTACGACGTCTACGAGCTGATCGACGCCTGGGAGGAACAGGATCCCGAGGCCGCCGCCGAGTATCTGCTGGACCAGGAGGTCATCAAGGTCAACTCCGACGGCACCTCGAGCCGCGTCGTCCACCGGGTCATCAAGCTCAAACGACCCGAGGCGTTGCAGGATTTCGGCTACGGCTACTTCACCTACATCCCCGACGAGGAGACCTACGAGGTCCGTCACATGCGCGTCATCCGCGGCGACGGCACCGAGCTCGAGGCCACGGACTTCGGCGAGTACTCGCGCTCCGACGTCGAGAGCCGGATGTACCACGACGAGTACACCCGCTACGCCCCGCTGCCCGGGATCGAGGTCGGCGCCGTCATCGACATCGAATACCGCATCGACCAGGTCGGCGAGAATATCTACCAGGGCAACTTCTCCGATATCTTCGTCTTCGGCAACTACGAGCCGACGATGCTCAGCGAGTACATCGTCCTGACCCCGGCCGATTACCCCCTCTACAGCCATCTGCAGAACGGCGCCGGTGTCGAGATCCTCGACGGGGCCGACGCAGCCGCCGACCAGCGGGTGATCCGCCGCCGGGCCGAGAAGCTGCCCCGGATCAAGAACGAGCCCTACGCCCCGCCCCTGGCCGAGCTGCTGCCGCTCAATGTGGTCAGCAATTTCAACAGTTGGTCCGAGCTGGGCCGCTGGTGGTGGCGGCTGTCCGCCGAAACCCTGGAGCCCGACGCCGCGGTCCGCGGGTTGGCCGCCGAGCTGACCGCCGACGCCGAAACCCCTTTCGCGAAGCTGACGGCGATCTACGACTACGTCACCAGCGAGATCCGCTATGTGGCCATCCTGCTGGGTATCGGCGGCTGGAAGCCCCTGGACAACGAGCGCTGCCTCAACGCCGGCTACGGCGACTGCAAGGCCACCGCGGCGCTGATGATCTCTTTGCTGGATGCCGTCGGCATCGAGGCCTATCCGGTCTTCGTCCGCACCCAGGGTCTCGGACGGCTGGACTGGGAGCAGCCGGCCATCGGCCTGTTCAATCACATGATCTGCAGCGTACCCTTCCAGGACGGCATCGGCCCGGAGCAGTTGCGCACCCGGATGAGCGACGAGCTCGTCGCCGCCCTCGACGGCCGCCTGTTCCTCGACGGCATCGCCGAATACCACGCCTGGTGGGAGCTGCCCCAGATGGACCAGGGCTGCGAGGTCTACGTCTGCGACGAGGACGGCGGCTACTTCGCCGAGATCCCCCTCTACCCGCCCGAGGACAACTTCCTCATCTCGCGCACCCGCCTGGAGCTCGATGAAACGGGAACCGCCGTCGGCCATCGCGAGCTGGAGTACGGGGCCAACCATAGCTCCCAGCGCCGCCGGGACTACCAGCAGCCCGAACGCCAGCAGACCAATCTGGAGAGCTACTGGAACCAGCGCTACCCCGGAGCCGAGATCAGCGAGATCAACCTCTCGGACATGGACGATCTGTCGACCAACGTCGAGTTCGCCTACGATCTGCGCCTCCCGGGTCTGGCGCGGGTCGATGACGGCGCCCTGAGCTTCGCCAGCCACCTGCACCTCGATAAGCTGGCCCAGGTCTACGGCTCCCTCTCCGAGCGTCGCTACCCCCTGCGGCTGGACAAGCGCTGGCGCCAGACGACCACGGTCGAGTTCCTCCCGCCCGACGGCTACAACCCCGCCGGCCTGCCCGACGACGTTCATCTGGAGATCACCGGCGATGACGGTGCAATCGCCGCCGCCTTCGACTGCACCTACGAGTTCACCGACGGCGTCCTGCGGGTCACCGATCGTCTGGTCATCGACGATCCCAGCTTCGACCCCGCGGCCTACCAGGAGTTGCGCGCCTTCCTGGCCGCCTACGACCGCGCCCAGCTCCAGGTCCTCACCGTCGTCGAGGACTAG